A part of Paenibacillus sp. 481 genomic DNA contains:
- a CDS encoding stage VI sporulation protein F — protein MSNDKFPKDALNAINKKVGKPITENQIKQIAGNVKPSTLTDEAQLRQLIKQVAAMANLPVSESTVNDIVNTVKRSGVNANSLETLMKLISKR, from the coding sequence ATGTCGAACGACAAGTTTCCTAAAGATGCGCTTAATGCAATTAACAAAAAGGTAGGCAAGCCAATTACCGAGAATCAAATTAAACAGATTGCAGGTAATGTGAAACCTTCCACGCTAACAGATGAGGCACAACTACGCCAGTTAATTAAGCAAGTAGCGGCCATGGCGAATTTGCCTGTATCCGAATCTACTGTTAACGATATTGTGAATACAGTGAAGCGTTCAGGTGTTAATGCAAACAGCTTAGAAACGTTAATGAAACTGATTTCAAAAAGATAA